A window from Triticum aestivum cultivar Chinese Spring chromosome 6D, IWGSC CS RefSeq v2.1, whole genome shotgun sequence encodes these proteins:
- the LOC123145577 gene encoding uncharacterized protein isoform X2, with the protein MSTVTPRQRRMIERMVQLNKTWDKLNEDYLERFGCPDTPVSNRSFVEKPFGYAASDDSLLTSSVVSLALYDGDKMLFACSGVALGRKGRAYPVVSRFVTSKRLVTEFEKNRNRADNLRINVRLHDKESFDGFLGLYDSHIAIVTSFWFANVPPVDLHSHIGWQNDLVAYGRAFSSGILMATSNAPTQLLGADHLIKHDLIPFPCPVTEAGLGGPVINEAGDVVGLSIKVDVDEETTYFLHRVALLARLEYLEKLMPNSTNFREYTLPDGVNSIVPSGFMAHVNYLKSCGYPQPPPLVLEVNGRLLNTFEEDFGQLYGYEDCDSNFYDRSSEEQVWDKLRKKVVTNICRRVVSLSSYDGDVRSFSCTGLLIKWHKTGTPVILTSASLVRSRVDENEIDEKLKIKVLLPPKQVVDGTLELYHSDYNIAVISLQKPLYGIRPEYIFRTAKRPPRVVAIGRGAQDGLLMGTIGKAVKKLAGDKLPCEDLKLSTCKITKVGIGGPLVNIVNGLFAGMNFYGETDVTPYLPRAIIVEVLSGTDLPSHKGMDHATDIMGAATVKKNRWRVPKPYWYHPLFEDRRPLHFYGRQLQ; encoded by the exons ATGTCAACAGTTACTCCTCGCCAAAGACGCATGATAGAGCGAATGGTGCAAC TCAACAAGACCTGGGACAAGCTCAATGAAGATTATCTGGAACGATTTGGATGTCCTGATACACCTGTTTCAAATCGGAGTTTTGTAGAGAAGCCATTTGGTTATGCGGCTTCTGATGATTCGTTGTTGACTTCCAGTGTTGTCTCACTTGCTTTATATGATG GAGATAAGATGTTATTTGCATGTTCGGGCGTAGCTTTAGGGCGTAAGGGAAGGGCGTATCCAGTAGTATCAAGATTTGTGACTTCAAAACGTTTGGTTACAGAATTTGAGAAAAACAGAAACAGAGCTGATAATTTGAGG ATTAATGTGCGCCTTCATGACAAAGAAAGTTTCGATGGGTTCTTGGGACTATATGATAGTCATATTGCTATTGTCACGTCCTTTTGGTTCGCAAATGTACCTCCTGTAGATCTGCATTCCCATATTGGTTGGCAGAATGATCTAGTAGCTTATGGGCGAGCCTTCAGCTCGGGTATTTTGATGGCCACTTCTAATGCCCCAACACAGCTGCTAGGTGCAGATCATCTGATCAAGCATGATCTGATCCCTTTCCCTTGTCCTGTCACAGAG GCTGGACTTGGAGGGCCAGTTATTAATGAAGCTGGGGATGTTGTGGGATTGAGCATTAAGGTTGATGTCGACGAGGAGACTACCTATTTCCTACACCGTGTGGCGCTTCTTGCAcgcttggaatatttggagaagttAAT GCCAAACTCTACCAACTTCCGTGAATATACCTTGCCTGATGGTGTAAACAGCATAGTCCCATCAG GGTTTATGGCACATGTTAACTATTTAAAATCATGCGGATATCCTCAGCCACCACCACTTGTGCTCGAAG TTAATGGGAGATTGCTTAATACATTTGAAGAGGATTTTGGTCAATTATATGGTTATGAGGACTGTGATAGCAATTTCTATGATCGTAGCTCTGAGGAGCAGGTCTGGGATAAACTTCGAAAAAAAGTTGTTACAAATATTTGCCGGCGTGTTGTCTCACTTTCTTCATACGACG GAGATGTGAGATCTTTTTCATGTACAGGCCTACTTATAAAGTGGCATAAAACTGGTACGCCTGTTATTCTGACTTCGGCCAGTTTGGTTAGAAGTCGGGTTGATGAAAATGAGATTGATGAGAAACTGAAG ATTAAGGTACTTCTCCCACCGAAACAGGTCGTTGATGGGACACTGGAACTGTACCATTCAGATTATAACATTGCTGTCATCAGTCTTCAGAAGCCTCTATATGGTATTCGGCCAGAGTATATTTTCCGCACGGCGAAAAGGCCTCCAAGAGTAGTAGCTATAGGGCGTGGGGCTCAGGATGGATTATTGATGGGGACAATTGGTAAAGCGGTCAAGAAGCTCGCAGGCGACAAACTTCCTTGCGAAGACCTTAAGCTTTCTACTTGTAAAATCACGAAG GTTGGGATTGGAGGGCCACTTGTTAATATTGTTAATGGATTGTTTGCTGGCATGAACTTCTATGGTGAAACTGATGTAACTCCTTACCTGCCGAGGGCAATCATTGTGGAAGTTTTAAGCGGGACTGATCTCCCATCTCATAA AGGAATGGACCATGCCACTGACATAATGGGTGCCGCAACAGTTAAGAAAAACAG GTGGCGGGTGCCTAAGCCATATTGGTACCATCCCCTATTTGAAGATCGTCGTCCTCTACATTTTTATGGAAGGCAACTCCAGTAA
- the LOC123145577 gene encoding uncharacterized protein isoform X1 — MQRERRKRGHEASHGDTCEERIIERKKTKRDQEASRNSLVSSIISKKMQIFWLPTEKSRRDYLMSTVTPRQRRMIERMVQLNKTWDKLNEDYLERFGCPDTPVSNRSFVEKPFGYAASDDSLLTSSVVSLALYDGDKMLFACSGVALGRKGRAYPVVSRFVTSKRLVTEFEKNRNRADNLRINVRLHDKESFDGFLGLYDSHIAIVTSFWFANVPPVDLHSHIGWQNDLVAYGRAFSSGILMATSNAPTQLLGADHLIKHDLIPFPCPVTEAGLGGPVINEAGDVVGLSIKVDVDEETTYFLHRVALLARLEYLEKLMPNSTNFREYTLPDGVNSIVPSGFMAHVNYLKSCGYPQPPPLVLEVNGRLLNTFEEDFGQLYGYEDCDSNFYDRSSEEQVWDKLRKKVVTNICRRVVSLSSYDGDVRSFSCTGLLIKWHKTGTPVILTSASLVRSRVDENEIDEKLKIKVLLPPKQVVDGTLELYHSDYNIAVISLQKPLYGIRPEYIFRTAKRPPRVVAIGRGAQDGLLMGTIGKAVKKLAGDKLPCEDLKLSTCKITKVGIGGPLVNIVNGLFAGMNFYGETDVTPYLPRAIIVEVLSGTDLPSHKGMDHATDIMGAATVKKNRWRVPKPYWYHPLFEDRRPLHFYGRQLQ, encoded by the exons atgcagagagagaggaggaagaggggccATGAAGCCAGTCATGGTGACACTTGTGAAGAACGCATTATAGAGCGAAAGAAGACGAAGAGGGACCAAGAAGCTAGTCGCAACTCATTGGTTTCAAGTATTATTTCTAAAAAAATGCAGATATTTTGGCT GCCGACAGAGAAGAGCAGGAGGGACTATTTGATGTCAACAGTTACTCCTCGCCAAAGACGCATGATAGAGCGAATGGTGCAAC TCAACAAGACCTGGGACAAGCTCAATGAAGATTATCTGGAACGATTTGGATGTCCTGATACACCTGTTTCAAATCGGAGTTTTGTAGAGAAGCCATTTGGTTATGCGGCTTCTGATGATTCGTTGTTGACTTCCAGTGTTGTCTCACTTGCTTTATATGATG GAGATAAGATGTTATTTGCATGTTCGGGCGTAGCTTTAGGGCGTAAGGGAAGGGCGTATCCAGTAGTATCAAGATTTGTGACTTCAAAACGTTTGGTTACAGAATTTGAGAAAAACAGAAACAGAGCTGATAATTTGAGG ATTAATGTGCGCCTTCATGACAAAGAAAGTTTCGATGGGTTCTTGGGACTATATGATAGTCATATTGCTATTGTCACGTCCTTTTGGTTCGCAAATGTACCTCCTGTAGATCTGCATTCCCATATTGGTTGGCAGAATGATCTAGTAGCTTATGGGCGAGCCTTCAGCTCGGGTATTTTGATGGCCACTTCTAATGCCCCAACACAGCTGCTAGGTGCAGATCATCTGATCAAGCATGATCTGATCCCTTTCCCTTGTCCTGTCACAGAG GCTGGACTTGGAGGGCCAGTTATTAATGAAGCTGGGGATGTTGTGGGATTGAGCATTAAGGTTGATGTCGACGAGGAGACTACCTATTTCCTACACCGTGTGGCGCTTCTTGCAcgcttggaatatttggagaagttAAT GCCAAACTCTACCAACTTCCGTGAATATACCTTGCCTGATGGTGTAAACAGCATAGTCCCATCAG GGTTTATGGCACATGTTAACTATTTAAAATCATGCGGATATCCTCAGCCACCACCACTTGTGCTCGAAG TTAATGGGAGATTGCTTAATACATTTGAAGAGGATTTTGGTCAATTATATGGTTATGAGGACTGTGATAGCAATTTCTATGATCGTAGCTCTGAGGAGCAGGTCTGGGATAAACTTCGAAAAAAAGTTGTTACAAATATTTGCCGGCGTGTTGTCTCACTTTCTTCATACGACG GAGATGTGAGATCTTTTTCATGTACAGGCCTACTTATAAAGTGGCATAAAACTGGTACGCCTGTTATTCTGACTTCGGCCAGTTTGGTTAGAAGTCGGGTTGATGAAAATGAGATTGATGAGAAACTGAAG ATTAAGGTACTTCTCCCACCGAAACAGGTCGTTGATGGGACACTGGAACTGTACCATTCAGATTATAACATTGCTGTCATCAGTCTTCAGAAGCCTCTATATGGTATTCGGCCAGAGTATATTTTCCGCACGGCGAAAAGGCCTCCAAGAGTAGTAGCTATAGGGCGTGGGGCTCAGGATGGATTATTGATGGGGACAATTGGTAAAGCGGTCAAGAAGCTCGCAGGCGACAAACTTCCTTGCGAAGACCTTAAGCTTTCTACTTGTAAAATCACGAAG GTTGGGATTGGAGGGCCACTTGTTAATATTGTTAATGGATTGTTTGCTGGCATGAACTTCTATGGTGAAACTGATGTAACTCCTTACCTGCCGAGGGCAATCATTGTGGAAGTTTTAAGCGGGACTGATCTCCCATCTCATAA AGGAATGGACCATGCCACTGACATAATGGGTGCCGCAACAGTTAAGAAAAACAG GTGGCGGGTGCCTAAGCCATATTGGTACCATCCCCTATTTGAAGATCGTCGTCCTCTACATTTTTATGGAAGGCAACTCCAGTAA